A single window of Solanum dulcamara chromosome 5, daSolDulc1.2, whole genome shotgun sequence DNA harbors:
- the LOC129889886 gene encoding adenine phosphoribosyltransferase 3 isoform X2, translating into MSACEDQDPRIHAIQSRIRVVPNFPKPGILFQDITTLLLDPKAFKDTIDLFVERYKDKNISVVAGIEARGFIFGPPIALAIGAKFVPLRKPKKLPGEVFKQEYDLEYGSDCLEMHIGAVEAGERALVVDDLIATGGTLCAAMNLLERASAEVVECACVIEIPELKVHLMLF; encoded by the exons ATGTCAGCTTGCGAAGATCAAGATCCGCGTATCCATGCTATACAGTCTAGAATTCGTGTTGTCCCCAATTTCCCCAAACCag gGATACTGTTTCAAGACATTACTACTCTATTACTGGATCCAAAAGCCTTCAAAGATACAATTGATTTATTTGTGGAACGGTACAAAGACAAAAACATCTCAGTTGTTGCTG GAATAGAGGCTCGAGGATTTATATTTGGTCCACCAATTGCTTTGGCGATAGGGGCAAAATTTGTCCCTTTGAGAAAACCAAAGAAATTGCCTG GTGAAGTTTTCAAACAAGAGTATGACTTGGAATATGGAAGTGATTGTCTTGAGATGCATATTGGAGCAGTAGAAGCTGGTGAGAGAGCTTTGGTGGTTGATGATCTGATTGCTACTGGTGGCACTCTTTGTGCAGCTATGAATTTACTTG AGCGTGCTAGCGCAGAAGTGGTTGAATGTGCATGTGTGATTGAAATACCAGAATTAAAGGTGCATCTTATGCTCTTCTGA
- the LOC129889886 gene encoding adenine phosphoribosyltransferase 3 isoform X1 codes for MSACEDQDPRIHAIQSRIRVVPNFPKPGILFQDITTLLLDPKAFKDTIDLFVERYKDKNISVVAGIEARGFIFGPPIALAIGAKFVPLRKPKKLPGEVFKQEYDLEYGSDCLEMHIGAVEAGERALVVDDLIATGGTLCAAMNLLERASAEVVECACVIEIPELKGKEKLNGKPLYVLVEYR; via the exons ATGTCAGCTTGCGAAGATCAAGATCCGCGTATCCATGCTATACAGTCTAGAATTCGTGTTGTCCCCAATTTCCCCAAACCag gGATACTGTTTCAAGACATTACTACTCTATTACTGGATCCAAAAGCCTTCAAAGATACAATTGATTTATTTGTGGAACGGTACAAAGACAAAAACATCTCAGTTGTTGCTG GAATAGAGGCTCGAGGATTTATATTTGGTCCACCAATTGCTTTGGCGATAGGGGCAAAATTTGTCCCTTTGAGAAAACCAAAGAAATTGCCTG GTGAAGTTTTCAAACAAGAGTATGACTTGGAATATGGAAGTGATTGTCTTGAGATGCATATTGGAGCAGTAGAAGCTGGTGAGAGAGCTTTGGTGGTTGATGATCTGATTGCTACTGGTGGCACTCTTTGTGCAGCTATGAATTTACTTG AGCGTGCTAGCGCAGAAGTGGTTGAATGTGCATGTGTGATTGAAATACCAGAATTAAAG GGTAAGGAGAAGTTGAATGGCAAGCCATTGTATGTACTGGTGGAGTATCGGTAG
- the LOC129889887 gene encoding uncharacterized protein LOC129889887 has protein sequence MLFSNDYDLSLSLKYKEPVKDAFKETLLRQDHTFKKQVYELHHLYYTQKDTMKDLSWKELDGAYISRGGQQGNPVAFGNFSRPSMSVDPKRLCSIPKVFSLLQEQQGTFPGFQQRLSNPQICPTHYLEHIDRGNLNKRLGFCNSLENSIEKNHYYHGGVAHHFEEVNLSLSIGRNNLKTSVSTKTFNHIIDLEKSDATLRDTKTGGRIKTWNNFIDLEESDQTVSNAELKPRSPLGSALVSYSGYKRDYQCIHSFTNNITDNWFDGTTRNYFVPDGSTSCLDKNPLAEGVEQCEQPLISGDISGKGKVLFSDERAFLDLNKSIFDDSFQSDDPSLACSSSSASSRESHGLTGEPRGSTFPTASWREQDDGCPNETSAFVPQKILNSVTSSSHGYTRMENIGVEQFLINLNQPLSNSSGNPCRLIIEYEKDDLTVKFPDSDDQVPSTPENKSKKAKHDPMSSPEYKTQDFVKDSGPDRSLSSCKSSCFEDISSGIETMQSRAQLKKSSTKKSETLKANVSPRQEDVDSPSNSDNQMGETSEVDGQIIRGAVSLIYLALECSEPSASISMNKIEGDQNTEQQQCSSDTFEEMVLKQRESSIDDCCVTSNAFEFNAMERKDYGIALKRGRRMKDFRRDIMPTLATLSRHEICEDIKIMETALRSRKYKKLRSKMTDGNKWFNPVRNRRSRLNYVGRKYYS, from the exons ATGTTGTTTAGTAACGATTATGATCTGAGTTTATCATTGAAGTATAAGGAACCTGTGAAGGATGCTTTCAAGGAGACATTACTCAGGCAGGATCATACATTCAAGAAGCAG GTTTATGAACTTCATCACCTGTACTACACACAAAAGGACACGATGAAGGATTTGAGCTGGAAAGAGTTGGATGGAGCTTATATTAGCAGAGGAGGACAACAAGGAAATCCAGTtgcatttggaaattttagCAGACCATCTATGTCTGTTGATCCGAAGAGACTTTGCAGCATCCCTAAG GTGTTCAGCTTGTTGCAAGAGCAGCAAGGCACCTTTCCAGGGTTCCAGCAACGGCTTTCAAATCCTCAAATTTGTCCCACTCATTATCTTGAACATATTGATAGGGGGAACTTGAATAAGAGACTTGGTTTCTGCAATAGTTTAGAGAATTCAATCGAGAAAAACCATTATTACCATGGTGGTGTAGCACATCATTTTGAGGAGGTTAATCTGTCATTGAGCATTGGTAGGAACAATTTGAAAACAAGTGTCAGTACAAAGACCTTTAATCATATAATAGATTTAGAGAAATCAGATGCTACTCTGCGTGATACCAAAACAGGTGGCAGAATAAAGACTTggaataattttattgatttagAGGAATCAGACCAAACAGTGTCCAATGCAGAACTAAAGCCACGGTCTCCTCTGGGTTCTGCTCTTGTTTCTTATTCTGGATATAAGCGTGATTACCAATGCATCCACAGCTTCACAAACAACATTACAGATAATTGGTTTGATGGGACTACAAGAAATTATTTTGTTCCAGATGGAAGCACAAGTTGTCTTGACAAGAACCCTTTAGCTGAAG GAGTTGAACAATGTGAGCAGCCTCTCATTTCTGGAGATATATCAGGAAAAGGCAAAGTTCTTTTTTCTGATGAACGAGCTTTTCTAGACCTTAACAAATCCATATTTGATGATTCTTTTCAATCAGATGATCCTAGCTTGGCATGTTCTTCAAGTAGTGCTTCCTCAAGGGAGTCGCACGGACTGACTGGCGAACCTCGTGGGAGCACCTTTCCCACTGCTTCTTGGAGAGAGCAAGATGATGGCTGTCCGAATGAGACCTCTGCTTTTGTTCCCCAAAAAATCCTTAATTCTGTGACTAGTAGCAGCCATGGTTATACAAGAATGGAAAATATTGGAGTTGAACAGTTCTTGATAAACCTCAATCAGCCACTTTCAAACAGTAGTGGAAATCCTTGCAGACTCATTATTGAATACGAAAAAGATGACTTGACTGTCAAATTTCCGGACAGTGATGATCAAGTTCCTAGTACACCAGAAAACAAAAGCAAGAAAGCCAAGCATGATCCAATGTCTTCTCCTGAATATAAGACACAAGATTTTGTCAAGGATAGTGGTCCTGATAGATCTCTTTCGTCATGCAAATCTTCTTGTTTTGAGGATATCTCAAGTGGCATAGAGACCATGCAATCCAGAGCTCAGTTGAAAAAATCAAGTACCAAAAAATCTGAAACACTTAAAGCAAATGTATCTCCACGCCAGGAGGATGTCGACTCTCCCAGTAACAGTGATAACCAAATGGGAGAAACATCAGAAGTCGATGGTCAGATCATAAGAGGAGCAGTGTCCCTCATTTATCTTGCACTGGAATGTTCTGAACCAAGCGCTTCTATTAGCATGAACAAGATTGAAGGTGATCAAAATACGGAACAACAACAGTGCTCGTCAGACACTTTTGAAGAAATGGTGCTCAAACAACGTGAAAGCTCCATTGACGACTGTTGTGTGACCTCAAATGCATTTGAATTCAATGCCATGGAGAGAAAAGACTACGGAATAGCATTGAAGAGAGGAAGGAGAATGAAAGATTTTCGGAGGGATATTATGCCAACCTTGGCAACACTTTCTAGGCATGAGATTTGTGAGGATATAAAGATTATGGAGACAGCACTTAGATCAAGAAAATACAAGAAACTGAGGTCCAAAATGACTGATGGAAACAAGTGGTTCAATCCTGTGAGAAATAGGAGATCCAGACTCAACTATGTAGGCCGTAAGTATTATTCATGA
- the LOC129888532 gene encoding uncharacterized protein LOC129888532 yields the protein MAAGWVKSWQCKSRALDDVVSNHHHQYHILPNSASCKNGVKSLKDVVENTKNGKPRKKKLSRQLEQQPSTRRPGPGSRGLEPGLNREKSRASTSTRLSRSATESFFPALTELPEGHPSRNVVGIIFQTSWSPKDFLGRIEMVFKVQNLPRTVTRFEEYREVVKSRAGNGGDAAAEKGGEDHARCVADGNEVMRFYCLGPTNGGAYETGNSAWTFSSGKGAAVCTYSGSGVAHENAGGGRGRRAMLVCRVIAGRVCKQLGFDSLIEGRVGYDSVSGDNGELLVFDSRAVLPCFLIIYKL from the coding sequence ATGGCGGCTGGTTGGGTGAAATCATGGCAATGTAAGTCAAGAGCTTTAGACGACGTCGTTAGCAATCACCACCACCAATATCACATCTTACCCAACTCCGCTAGTTGCAAAAATGGAGTCAAAAGCCTCAAAGACGTAGTGGAAAACACCAAAAATGGAAAACCCAGAAAGAAAAAACTGTCGAGGCAGCTGGAGCAACAGCCGTCGACGAGACGACCCGGACCCGGTTCGAGAGGACTCGAACCCGGTTTGAATAGGGAGAAATCTCGAGCTAGCACCTCCACGAGACTTTCACGTTCCGCGACGGAATCGTTCTTCCCAGCGCTGACTGAGTTACCGGAAGGTCACCCGTCGCGTAATGTGGTCGGGATAATTTTTCAGACGAGTTGGTCTCCGAAAGATTTTTTGGGTCGGATTGAAATGGTGTTTAAAGTTCAGAATCTACCCCGGACTGTGACCCGGTTTGAAGAGTATAGAGAGGTTGTCAAGTCTAGGGCCGGAAACGGCGGTGATGCGGCGGCGGAGAAGGGTGGCGAGGACCATGCACGTTGCGTTGCGGATGGGAATGAGGTGATGAGGTTTTACTGTCTGGGACCCACCAACGGCGGCGCGTACGAAACTGGAAACAGCGCGTGGACATTTTCATCCGGGAAAGGGGCGGCGGTGTGTACGTATTCCGGCAGCGGCGTGGCCCACGAGAATGCCGGCGGAGGGAGGGGTAGACGGGCTATGCTGGTGTGTCGGGTCATTGCAGGTCGGGTCTGCAAGCAACTCGGATTCGACTCGTTGATTGAAGGCCGAGTTGGATATGACTCAGTGAGTGGGGATAACGGCGAGTTACTAGTATTTGATTCACGTGCCGTATTACCATGTTTTCTTATTATCTACAAAttgtaa